The following are from one region of the Amylibacter sp. IMCC11727 genome:
- a CDS encoding CBS domain-containing protein encodes MLIKQILAGKTSGPITTIKPDSTVSDAANLLSSKRIGALVVSNTGADVVGILSERDIVRELGKRGVACMSDQVSDLMTAKIITTTGSETAESVLSIMTENRFRHMPVMDGSTMVGIVSIGDIVSARLSEINTEKEALQGMIMGH; translated from the coding sequence ATGCTCATCAAACAAATCCTCGCAGGCAAAACATCTGGTCCGATCACAACGATCAAGCCAGACAGCACCGTCAGTGACGCCGCAAATCTTTTGTCATCCAAACGCATCGGCGCCTTGGTTGTGTCAAACACAGGCGCGGATGTTGTGGGCATTCTGTCCGAACGCGACATCGTGCGTGAACTTGGCAAACGCGGCGTGGCCTGTATGTCTGATCAGGTCAGCGATCTCATGACCGCCAAAATCATCACCACAACGGGCAGCGAAACCGCAGAGTCCGTTCTCAGCATCATGACTGAAAATCGCTTTCGCCATATGCCCGTCATGGATGGCAGCACGATGGTTGGCATCGTTTCAATCGGCGATATCGTCAGTGCGCGCCTGTCTGAAATCAACACGGAAAAAGAAGCCCTCCAAGGCATGATCATGGGTCATTGA
- a CDS encoding peptidylprolyl isomerase gives MRFFTSLFAVAAFAAAPLFAADAENTLVIEVAGESTGTIEIELLPDVAPQHVERIKRLAREGLYDDVVFHRVIPGFMAQTGDVEHGKREGFNLRYAGTGSSALPDLPAEFSDINYDAGVVGMARSSQPNTANSQFFIMFAEGSFLNGQYTVVGRVSSGQDVVDAIKKGDEAANGAVAKPDYMKSVKVKSDIAE, from the coding sequence ATGCGGTTTTTTACATCCCTTTTTGCAGTGGCAGCCTTTGCCGCTGCACCGCTGTTTGCGGCAGATGCTGAAAACACGCTGGTGATCGAAGTTGCAGGTGAAAGCACAGGCACGATCGAAATCGAATTGTTGCCAGATGTTGCGCCACAACACGTTGAACGCATCAAACGTTTGGCGCGTGAAGGTCTGTATGATGATGTGGTATTCCACCGCGTGATCCCTGGCTTCATGGCACAAACAGGTGATGTCGAACACGGCAAACGCGAAGGGTTTAACCTGCGTTATGCAGGTACGGGCAGCTCTGCCTTGCCTGATTTGCCAGCCGAATTTTCCGACATCAACTATGACGCGGGTGTTGTCGGCATGGCACGTTCGTCACAGCCAAACACCGCAAACTCTCAGTTTTTCATCATGTTTGCGGAAGGGTCATTTTTGAACGGCCAATACACTGTCGTTGGCCGAGTATCTTCTGGCCAGGACGTGGTTGATGCAATCAAAAAAGGCGACGAAGCCGCAAACGGCGCCGTTGCAAAACCTGATTACATGAAATCGGTGAAGGTGAAGTCCGACATCGCTGAATAA
- a CDS encoding LysR family transcriptional regulator: MSENLRWDDLRVFFHVAEAASLTAAAKTLRMDPATLSRRITRLEEDMNARLFVKSPQGYALTDAGTRLLDHVEGMNRAVRSAQGEVQNQADQLSGSIRIGAPDGSANYLLPQVCAELCDENPSLDIQIVALPRVLNLSKQEADMAITVSPPNAGRLSVQKISDYSLHLAATPDYLANHPKIETIDDLKGHRLIGYINDLIFDDELDYMGELGQNIRAPLTSNSFSVQLNWARRGAGVCIVHDFAIPTFPDLQRILMDQISLKRSFYLVRHHDDRKVERLNRIAGQLITKIRQEIKRLEAAA; this comes from the coding sequence ATGTCAGAAAACCTCCGCTGGGACGACCTGCGCGTCTTTTTTCACGTGGCAGAGGCTGCAAGCCTTACCGCTGCTGCCAAAACCTTGCGCATGGACCCCGCTACACTGTCCCGTCGCATTACGCGGCTCGAAGAAGATATGAACGCCCGCCTATTCGTCAAATCTCCCCAAGGCTACGCACTTACCGACGCGGGCACACGGCTGCTCGATCATGTAGAGGGCATGAACCGCGCCGTGCGCTCCGCCCAAGGAGAGGTGCAGAACCAAGCAGACCAACTCTCTGGCTCTATCCGCATCGGCGCGCCTGATGGGTCCGCGAATTACCTTCTGCCCCAAGTCTGCGCGGAACTTTGCGATGAAAACCCGTCTCTCGACATTCAGATCGTGGCCTTACCCCGTGTTCTCAACCTTTCTAAACAAGAAGCAGACATGGCCATCACCGTATCACCCCCAAACGCAGGGCGGCTGTCGGTGCAGAAAATCTCCGATTACAGCCTCCATCTCGCTGCCACGCCTGATTACCTTGCCAATCATCCGAAAATCGAAACCATCGACGATCTCAAAGGTCACCGCTTGATCGGCTATATCAACGACCTGATTTTTGACGACGAACTCGATTACATGGGCGAACTTGGCCAAAACATTCGTGCGCCGCTCACTTCAAACAGCTTCTCCGTCCAACTGAACTGGGCGCGCCGTGGGGCAGGGGTTTGCATTGTGCATGACTTTGCCATCCCAACATTCCCCGATCTACAACGCATCCTGATGGATCAAATCTCCTTAAAGCGGTCGTTTTATCTGGTCCGCCACCATGATGATCGCAAAGTGGAACGGCTCAATCGCATTGCAGGTCAATTGATCACCAAAATTCGCCAAGAAATCAAACGCCTCGAAGCCGCCGCTTGA
- a CDS encoding peptidylprolyl isomerase, producing the protein MADFKDPENGIIIELKDGNVKIDLLPDVAPKHVERMKELARAGKYDGVVFHRVIDGFMAQTGDVANGNKNDSSFNIRMAGTGGSDLGNVPAEFSKVPHARGSIGAARSQNPDSANSQFFINFNDNAFLNGQYTVYGQVIEGMEHVDAITRGEPPAEPDMMISVKVAADV; encoded by the coding sequence ATGGCAGATTTCAAAGACCCCGAAAACGGCATCATCATCGAACTTAAAGACGGCAATGTGAAAATTGACCTGCTGCCAGATGTGGCCCCAAAACACGTAGAGCGCATGAAAGAATTGGCCCGCGCAGGCAAATACGACGGTGTTGTGTTCCACCGCGTTATTGACGGGTTCATGGCTCAAACGGGTGACGTGGCCAACGGCAACAAAAACGATTCCAGCTTTAACATTCGCATGGCAGGCACGGGCGGTTCTGATCTGGGCAATGTCCCTGCTGAATTCTCCAAGGTTCCACACGCACGCGGGTCCATCGGCGCAGCACGCAGCCAAAATCCAGACAGCGCGAACTCTCAGTTTTTCATTAACTTCAACGACAACGCGTTCTTGAACGGCCAATACACCGTTTATGGCCAAGTCATCGAAGGCATGGAACATGTTGATGCCATCACACGCGGCGAGCCACCAGCAGAGCCTGACATGATGATCTCCGTCAAAGTGGCGGCAGACGTATAA
- the coaD gene encoding pantetheine-phosphate adenylyltransferase, giving the protein MRTGLYPGTFDPVTEGHLDIFRRACSLVDRLVIGVAINRDKGPLFTLEERVAMVESTCGGIAKDLGVEIVVHPFENLLIQCAQDVGATVIIRGLRAVADFEYEYQMVGMNRAMNDDIETVFLMADAEYQSIASKLVKEICRLDGDISKFVPAEVATALKAKYAK; this is encoded by the coding sequence ATGCGCACTGGTCTGTACCCTGGAACGTTCGATCCCGTGACCGAAGGCCACTTGGATATCTTCCGCCGCGCCTGTTCCTTGGTGGATCGTTTGGTCATTGGCGTTGCCATTAACCGCGATAAGGGACCTTTGTTCACACTCGAAGAACGGGTCGCCATGGTCGAAAGCACATGTGGAGGCATTGCCAAGGACTTAGGCGTTGAAATCGTCGTACACCCCTTTGAAAACCTGCTGATCCAATGTGCCCAAGATGTGGGCGCAACCGTGATTATCCGTGGCCTGCGCGCTGTCGCCGATTTCGAATATGAATATCAAATGGTCGGCATGAACCGTGCCATGAACGACGATATCGAAACCGTCTTCCTGATGGCAGACGCTGAATACCAGTCAATTGCATCCAAACTGGTAAAAGAGATTTGCCGCCTCGATGGGGACATTTCCAAGTTCGTCCCAGCCGAAGTGGCAACCGCGCTCAAGGCGAAATACGCCAAATAA